Within Azoarcus sp. DD4, the genomic segment CGCGGCTGTACTACGCCGCCTCCAGCACCATCTGCTGCGCCCACGCGATCTCGGAAGGCGGCGAACTCGTGCTCGGCGCCCAGGCCGGCGAAGCGCAGCTGGCGGCGGTGTTCCGCCAGGCCGGATTCAGCCACTTCCGCCGCGCGGCCGAGACCCCGTTCAACCTGATACTGGAAGCGCGGCGCTGACAACGACCGGGGCGCGGGCCTGCTGGAATGGTCTGCCCGGGTACATGCCCGGGCGGCCGCTCACCCAACCGACCCAAGGTCTTCGGCAAACATGATGCGATGCCCGTCGGGCGTGGTCACCATGAACTCCCGCATCCCCCACGGCTTGCTCTCCGGCGCCGGAAGCGATGCCAATCCACGCGCCCGGAACTCCTCGTGAAGCGCATCGACGCCCTCGACCACCACATAGGCGAAATACGAGTGATCCTTGATCTGGCCGGCGGGAATCTCGTCGGGGCAATGCCCCAGCATCAAACGAAATCCGCCCCGGGAGAGAAAACACCAGCCGTCGGCCTCAAGATCGACCGTGAAGTCCAAGCTGTCGCGGTAGAAGGCAACGGAGACCGGCAGGTCTTTGACCGCCAGCACACTACGGACCTGTTTGAACTCGGGCATGCGTCTTCCTTGTGTGATTCTTCTGCCGCCAACGTGGCGGGTTGTCCGCAGGCGTGCATGCAGCGTGAGGCCGCTGCATCAGCTACACGCCCGACACGATTCTGACGTCGCGCTCGGCGGAATTGCCCAGCACCGCCAACGCAGCCTGGTACTCCGGGCTTTGGTAGGCGGCCATGGCACGCTCCACGCTTTCGAACTCGATGATGACAATGCGCTGATGAACGCCGTCTTCATAGGCCTGTGCGGCCTCTCCCCGCGCAAGGAATCGCCCTCCACACGCTTCAATCGCCGGACCCGCAAGCGCTGCGTAGCGCGCGAGTGCGGCCTCGTCTGTGACTGATCGATAGCTGGTGACCCAATATCCCTTCGGCACGATTTCCACCTCGATGGGCAAGGAAGAAGGATTTCCGGCGCGCCAGGCGGTACTGGCTGTAGGCGCTGAGATGGTCGTTGGGTTCGATGCCGCTTCCGACGTAGAGGTCACCGGCGCTGCGCGCCTTTATCGCGCAGCGTCCAGCGACTGAAAGGAGCGAGCTTGAGCGCGGGGCTAGACCTCGCGTCGAAAAGCATGAGCGATGCCCTTCATTGAGTGTCGATTGCGACGGATTTAGACAACTCAGCTTCGGTTGGAGACTCAAATTGCGTTTCCATGAAGTCGAACATGGAAGGCGTGACTTCGAAGGAGAAAGTCCCGCCCTTCTCCGAATTTCTGGACAATACGCGAGCGCGACGCAGGCTGTGCGGTGCGTCTACGTAATGCATTTGCACAGGTAGCGCTTTGGTTTCAGCCAGTGAGATGAATCGGGCTCTGTCACTGACCTTCATGAAGCCAAGATCCAATACGGCACTTCCGCCGCATTCAACGATCTCCGACGCGATGGACCAGATCCGGTGCTCACATCGTTGTACCCGTTCCATGATCCAAGGAAGGCTCATTGGCTTCGGCACGTCTGGGCCGAACAATTCACCCATCCAGTCATCAATCGAGAACCGAGTCGCTCCGACTTCACTTGCGAGCTTACGCGAATAAGTTGTCTTGCCGGCACCTTGCGTACCAAAGACGATATGAATTGTTGGGGTGGTCATTCTTGTGTGAGCTGTGAAAGCGAAGGCATTTTGCATAATCGGTCTAACGACTTTCTTCCCACGCGCCCGGCCGCAGACGCTTGGGCCAGCGGCGCGATGTCCTGGGCGTCGTGTGGAAGAACTTGTTGGGCGCGCGCTCGAGCGCCACGAACACAGGGCCTCCTCTCACGATGGCTGGGGGCCTTCGTAGCCCTCGATGATTACGAGATCGATGCTTGAAGCAGGCAAGCGAAGCTTAAGCGCGGCCTGATACTCGGGTGAGTTCCAGCAGTCGATGGCCGCCTGATAAGACGGGAACTCGACCACCGTATTACGCGCCCTAGTGCTCCCTTCTGGGACGGTATGTTGACCTGCACGGACAATGAACCGGGCACCGTACTTCTTAAGCGCGTCGGCATTGGCAACAGCATACTTGTTGAATTGCTCTTGGTCCGTGACGTCTACGCGAACGATCCAATACCCTTTTGCCATCATTTTCTCCATATTTTATTGTCGTGCTGCGTTGAAGACGCCCAACGTGAAAGCTCCGGGGCGCGAAGCCGGCTTGCCGGCGGAGCGTCCTTCTGGAGCGGCGGGTTAGGCTGAAACCGGCCGAACATAGAAAACTCGGTTCTTGAGAAAGCCAAGGTAGCACAGACTGAAGAAGTCAAAAGGCACCCACCAAGAACTGCCACATTCAAACAAGACGCCATTGCTTTCTGGTCCGATACGAATGCTAGTGCTTGCCACAACGGACTGCATTTCGACACGTAACGTGCCTCCGTCATCGGGAAGGGTGATCGCTTTCGTTTCATTTCTCTCGATGGAGCACACCTTTTGTTCGTCAACCAGAACATCTAGTGAAGCAAAGCGCCCCATCCATCCAGCGTGTCGGCGAAGGAGTATCTGCATGATGCCTAACGAATGAAAGGGACTTCCCCGTCCCGGTCTTGCCGCATTGCGGCCCTTGGCACGCGAGTGCCACGATGGGAAGTGCGAAATCTCATCAATCTGTCCGAGAGGGGAAAGTCCATGAGCATTCTGACCGTTGGGATCGATCTCGCCAAGAGTGTATTCGCTGTGCATGGCGTGGATGAGGCTGGCCGCGCCGAATTGGTGCGCCCGGCGGTGCCGCGCGAGAAGCTGCATGAACTCATCGCAACGCTGCCGCCATGCGTGATCGGCATGGAAGCATGCTCGGGCGCGCATCATTGGGCCCGGCTATTTCAGGCAGCAGGGCATACGGTGCGCCTGATCGCACCGAAGTTCGTCACGCCTTACCGGATGAGCGGGCGGCGCAGCAAGAACGACGCGGCCGATGCCGCAGCGATCTGCGAGGCCGTGCAACGACCGCACATGCGCTTTGTGCCAATCAAAACGCTCGACCAGCAATCTCAGCTGATGGTGCACCGTGCCCGCCAGGGGTTCGTCGAGCAGCGCACGGCCACCATAAACCGCATCCGCGGCCTGCTGGCCGAGTTGGGTATCGTGCTGCCGCTCAAGGCGGCCACCGTCCGTCGACGTGCCGGCCAGTGCCTGGAAGATCTGCCCGGCTGGGCCAACATGGTCATCGGGGATCTACTCGGTGAAGTCGATCGGCTCGATGAACGTATCGCGCAGTACGACCGCCATATCCGCCAGATCGCCCGCCAGGACATCCGGGCGCAGCGCCTGACCCGGCTGAGCGGCGTGGGCGAGACCACCGCCACCTGCCTGGTCGCCTTGATCGGCAACGGTCACGACTTCGAGTGCGGCCGCCAGTTCGCCGCTTGGCTCGGCCTGGTCCCCGGTCAGTACAGCTCTGGCGGCAAGGCCCGCCTCGGGCGCATCACCAAGGCGGGCGACGCCTACCTGCGCAGCCTGCTCGTCATGGGCGCCCGAGCCGTGCTGGCCGCAGCCCGCAACAAGACGGACGGCTTGAGCCGCTGGGCCCTGGCCGTAGAGCAGCGACGCGGCTACTGGAAAGCGGTGGTCGCCATTGCCGCGAAGAACGCGCGCATGGCGTGGGCGGTATTGCGACGAGGCGAAGCCTTTGCACTGCCGACTTGAACCCTCCCGGCAGCCCATCGACCAGAACGAACCGATTTGACCGCCGCGTGACGGCAAGCGTTGATGACAACAGGTCTGGACCTGCGCGGGGAGTGACCGATTAATTCAAGGGCAGCCATACGAGTGCCGGCTAACGAATGGGTCCCCCGCGTGCGTCCTTCATCAGGGTCCGCAGCCAAACGACGGCTGCAACGATGACCGTTTGTAGTTTAGCCAGTCCGCACCTTGTTGTTTCTGCGCACTTTGCTGCTTGCCCGGTGCTGTCGTATCGAAAGACGAGGATCAATGCCCGCTACGTGGGCAGGGGGGCGCTATTGCTTGACTAATGGGGAAGCCCTTGTAGTTTGAATTCACTGGCCTTGCGCGGCTTTATGCGCAAGGTCCGGTGGAATGATGGGTTCGGCGTCATTGGGGTATAGCGGGCGGTTCATAGACTACCCAATCACGCGACAAAGGATCGTACGAAAGATACGGAATGTCTTGGGCATTCTCGGCGGTTACAGAAACCTTCTTGTTCGTACCTTTCGCAAGTGCTTCAAGAAACTGAAGGACTTCATAGTGGTCACTATCGCTCTCGATTTCTCGTGGATCGAAGTCGAGTTCGATTTCGTCCGGAACGAAGAAGTGACAGTTTGCTGTAACCCTTCCGAGTTTCACGCTCAAGAGATGCGGTCCGTCACGTGCTGTGAAGATTTTCTCCACCTCGGGCAATGGAAGATCTTGACCTGCGTACGAGTACTGATAGCCATATTTTTCTGCGAGCGAGAGTAACAACGTCCAGTCGGTGAAGGTGGTGTCTAGCACGTAGACGTCGCGGAGGGAGCCATCTTTCTCCCAGAGATCGCGCGGCTGAGTGGGGGTGGGTCGAGTCATGACGCCGAACGTGTTGTAGACGTCAACGTCTGACGTGTATTCCAGAGGTCTGTCGCATAAACCGGTGGCCGCTTTCGGATTTTTCTATTTGAAATCATTGGGCCCACCGCTTATGCTGTATGCATTACTAGTAACCACAGGCACTCAAACACGTCATGGCCATGGAGAACACGCCGGCGCAACCACCGCGACTGCTGGACCAGGTTCGTGCTGCCGTTCGTTACAAGCACTACAGCATAAGAACGGAGCAGGCTTATGTCTATTGGGCTCGCTTCTTCATCCGTCAACAAGGCCTGCGTCACCCGCGTGACATGGGGGCGGTGGAGGTCGAGGCCTTCCTGAACTGGCTGGCCAGCGAGCGCTCGGTCGCGCCATCCACACACAATCAGGCCTTGTCCGCCCTGCTCTTTCTCTACAAGGAGGTTCTCGGCATCGATTTGCCGTGGATGCAGGAAATCGGCCGACCGAAAAAACGCGAACGGGTGCCGGTAGTGTTGTCGCGCACCGAGGTCGCGCATCTGCTGGGGGCGATGGAAGGCACCGAGGGCGATGTGGCGCGCTTGCTCTACGGCACTGGGATGCGCTTGATGGAGGGGCTCCGACTGCGGGTCAAGGATGTCGACTTCGACCGGAACGAGATCACGGTACGCGAGGGCAAGGGCGGCAAGGACCGCCGCGTGATGCTGCCAACGGCGCTGCGCCCGGTACTGCGCCACCACTTGCAAGCGGCACGAAAGGTGTGGGAAGCCGACCGGGAGGCGGAGGTGCCTGGGATTTGGATGCCGGACGCGCTCGCCCGCAAGTATCCGCGTGCGGCGATGTCGTGGCCGTGGTTCTGGTTATGGCCGGCCGACCATCTGGCGGTCGATCCGGTATCCGGCATCCGGCGGCGGCATCACCTTTATGAGCGGCGCCTGCAGCGTGCGATCAAGCGCGCGGTTGAAGCCACCGGACTGCACAAGCCCGTCAGCGTCCACACGCTGCGCCACTCCTTCGCAACCCACCTGCTCGAAGGCGGCTACGACATCCGTACCGTGCAGGAACTGCTCGGCCATGCCGATGTGTCGACCACGATGATCTACACCCACGTGCTGAACAAGGGCGGTCGCGGCGTGACAAGCCCGCTGGACCAACTCTGATTCGCTGGCCTGCATGGCCTTCGGGTGTTACTTTTATATCACCCGATATTGGAGTACGGACATGACTACAACCTCGTTGAAGCTCCCTGAGGATGTGAAGCAGCTCGCCATTGCGGCTGCAAGGCAGCAGGGTGTCACCCCCCATGCGTTCATGGTCGAAGCGATCCGTGCAGCGGCAGTCGCCGCGGAAAAGCGGGCGGCCTTCGTTGCCGATGCACTTGCATCGAGGGACGAAACGCTCGCATCCGGGGAGGGCTATGCTGCCGCCGAGGTCCATGCCTACATTCGGGCACGCGCAAGTGGGAAGGTCGTTTCCAAGCCCGAGGCCAAGCCTTGGCGCGACTGATCTACACCCGGCGAGCGCTCCAGGACCTCGAACGGCTTACCGACTTTCTTCTCGAAACGGAACCGGCCCTTGCACTGGCGACCGCCGAGTTGATTGCCGAAGCCATGCAGACACTCGGGAATCATCCGCTCATCGGGCGCCCCGCCGAGCAGGACATGCGCGAACTGGTCATTTCGCGCGGCCGAACGGGATACCTCGCGCTGTACGACTACGACGAAGTACGCGACGTGGTTTTGGTACTCGCCATTCGTCATCAGCGAGAGGCCGGCTACACGTCAAGGTAACACCGCCCACGGCTGCCCATCGAACGGGCAGCCTCCAGCGGGACAGTGCTGCCTCTTACAGCAGCGGCGCCAGCCAGCGCGCCGCCGCCTCTTCGGTAAGGCCGGTGCGCTGCGCCCAGTCGGCGAGCTGATCCCGGCCGATCTTGCTGATGGCGAAGTAGTGGCTTTCCGGGTGGGCGAAGTAGAAGCCGGACACGCTCGCCGCCGGGGTCATCGCCATGGCTTCGGTCAGCCCCATGCCGGCGTTGGTGGGCACGTCCAGCAGTTGGAACAGCGCCGCCTTCACGGTGTGGTCCGGGCAGGCGGGGTAGCCGGGCGCGGGGCGGATGCCCTTGTATTGTTCCTTGATGAGCGCTTCGTTGCCCAGCGCCTCGTCGGCGGCGTAGCCCCAGTATTCCTTGCGCACGCGCTCGTGCAGCCACTCGGCGGTGGCTTCGGCGAGGCGGTCGGCCAGGCTCTTGAGCATGATGGCGTGGTAGTCGTCGTGGGCGGCCTCGAACTCGGCGAGCTTGTGCTCGATGCCGAGGCCGGCGGTGACGGCGAAGGCGCCGCACCAGTCGCGCACGCCACTGGCCTTGGGCGCGACGAAGTCGGCCAGACACCAGTGCGGCTTGCCGGCGGGGCGTTCGTGCTGCTGGCGCAGGCCGTGCCAGCTCATCATGGTTTCGCTGCGCGACTCGTCGGCGTAGAACTCGATGTCGTCGCCCACGCTGTTGGCGGGGAAGAGGCCGAACACCGCCTTGGCCTGCACCCATTCGCCGGCGATCAGGTCTTCGAGCATGTTCTGCGCGTCCTGATAGACGTTGCGCGCGGTCTCGCCGACCACCTCGTCGTCGAGAATCTTCGGGAAGCTGCCGGCCAGGTCCCAGGTCTGGAAGAAGGGGCCCCAGTCGATGTAGTCGCGCAGTTCGTCGAGATCGACGTCGAGCGCCATCACCCCCAGGGTGTTGGGTTCGACCGGCGCGTAGCCTTCCACCGACAGCGGGTCGTAGGCATTGGCGCGCGCGGCTTCCAGGCTCACCAGTTGCACGCCCTTCTTGTTGGCGTGCTGGGCGCGGATCTTGTCGTAGTCGGCGGCGAGCTGAGCGCGGAACGCATCGGCGCCGCCTTCCGACAGCAGGGCGGTAACCACGCCGACCGCGCGGGAAGCGTCCGGCACGTAGACCACCGGCTGGCTGTAGTGCGGCGCGATCTTGATCGCGGTGTGGGCGCGGCTGGTGGTGGCGCCGCCGATCAGCAAGGGCACGTCGAAGCCCTGGCGCTGCATCTCGGCGGCGACGTGGCTCATCTCTTCCAGCGACGGCGTGATGAGGCCGGACAGCCCGATGGCCTGGGCGCCGTGCTCGCGCGCGGCGTTGAGGATCTTGTCGGTGGGCACCATGACGCCGAGGTCGATCACCTCGTAGCCGTTGCAGCCCAGCACCACGCCGACGATGTTCTTGCCGATGTCGTGCACATCGCCCTTGACCGTGGCGATGACGATACGGCCCTTGCTGGTGGCGCCGGTGCGCAGCTTTTCGGCCTCGATGTAGGGGATGAGGTGGGCGACCGCCTGCTTCATGACGCGGGCGGACTTCACCACCTGCGGCAGGAACATCTTGCCGGCGCCGAAAAGGTCGCCGACCACGTCCATGCCGGCCATCAGCGGGCCTTCGATCACCGCCAGCGGCGGCTTGCCTTCGGCCTCCAGCCGGGCGCGCACTTCCTCGGTGTCGGCGACGACGAACTCGGTGATGCCCTTCACCAGCGCGTGCTTGAGGCGCTCTTCCACCGTCCATTCGCGCCAGGCGAGGTCGGGGCCGGTGTCCTTGGCCTTGCCTTCCTTCACCGTCTGGGCCAGTTCCACCAGCGCTTCGCCCGCGCCCGGCTTGCGGTTGAGGACGACGTCTTCCACCTTCTCGCGCAGCACCGGGTCGAGGTCGTCATACACGCCGAGCTGGCCGGCATTGACGATGCCCATGGTCAGCCCGGCCTTGATCGCGTGGTACAGGAAGACGGTGTGGATGGCCTCGCGCACCGGCTCGTTGCCGCGGAAGCTGAAGCTGACGTTGGAGACGCCGCCCGAGGTCTTGGCGTAGGGCAGATTGGCCTTGATCCAGGCCACGCTCTGGATGAAATCGACCGCGTAGTTGTCGTGTTCTTCGATGCCGGTGGCGATGGCGAAGATGTTGGGGTCGAAGATGATGTCTTCGGGCGGAAAGCCGATGCCCACCAGCAGCGTGTAGGCGCGTTCGCAGATCTCGATCTTGCGCGCGTAGGTGTCGGCCTGGCCCTTCTCGTCGAAGGCCATCACGATCACCGCGGCGCCGTAGCGGCGGGCGAGCCGCGCCTGGCGCAGGAAGATCTCCTCGCCTTCCTTCATCGAGATCGAATTGACGATGCCCTTGCCCTGGATGCACTTGAGGCCGGTCTCGATGATCTCCCACTTGGAGGAATCGAGCATGATGGGCACGCGCGAGATGTCCGGCTCGGAAGCGATGAGCTTGCAGAAGCGCTCCATCGCCGCCTTCGAATCCAGCATCGCCTCGTCCATGTTGATGTCGATGACCTGGGCACCGTTTTCCACCTGCTGACGGGCGACGGCCAGCGCATCGTCGAAGCGGCCTTCGAGGATCATGCGGGCGAAGGCCTTGGAGCCGGTGACGTTGGTGCGCTCGCCCACATTGACGAACAGGCTGTCGGCGCCGACGTTGAAGGGTTCCAGGCCCGACAGACGCAGCTTCTTCTCGACTTCCGGCACCCGGCGCGGCGGCACGCTCGCCACCGCCTGCGCGATCGCGGCGATGTGGGCCGGGGTGGTGCCGCAGCAGCCGCCGAGGATGTTCACCAGGCCGGACTGCGCCCATTCGACCACCGCCTCGGCCAGTTGCTCCGGCGTTTCGTCGTAACCGGTGGGCGCCAGCGGATTGGGCAGGCCGGCATTGGGGTGGGCGGAAACATGGGTGTCGCAGACGTTGGCGAGGTCTTCGACGTAGGCGCGCAGCTCCTTGGCGCCGAGCGCGCAGTTGAGGCCGAAGGAGATCGGCCGCGCATGCGCGAGCGAGTTCCAGAAGGCTTCGGCGGTCTGGCCCGAGAGCGTGCGGCCGGAAGCGTCGGTGATGGTGCCGGAGATCATCACCGGCAGGCGGTGGCCACCGCTTTTCTCACACTCGTCGAACAGCTTCTCAACCGCGAACACCGCAGCCTTGGCATTGAGCGTGTCGAAGATGGTCTCGATCAGCAGCAGATCGGCGCCGCCTTCCATCAGGCCACGGGCGGAGTCGTAGTAGTCGTCGACCAGCGCGTCGAATTCGATGTTGCGGTAGCCGGGGTCGTTCACGTCCGGGCTGATCGACAGCGTGCGCGAAGTCGGCCCCAGCACGCCGGCACAGTAGCGCGGCTTGGCCGGGTTCTGCGCGGTGTATTCGTCGCAGAGGGTGCGCACCAGACGGGCGCTGGCGACGTTGAGTTCGTAGGCGACCGCTTCCAGCCCGTACTCCGCCTGCGACACGCGGGTGGCGTTGAAGGAGCAGGTCTCGATGATGTCGGCGCCGGCCTCGAGGTAGGCGCGATGGATCTCGCCGACCACGTCCGGGCGCGTCAGCACCAGCAGGTCGTTGTTGCCCTTGAGATCCTTGGGGTGTTCGAGGAAGCGCGTGCCGCGGTAGTCCGCTTCGCCCAGCTTGTACTGCTGGATCATGGTGCCCATCGCGCCGTCCAGGATGAGGATGCGCTGGGCGAGTTGCTGGCGGAGTTCTTCGGAGCGGTCGGCTTGCATCGTTCTACCTCGGGTGCCTGATGTTACGGTTCATGCACAGCGGGTAGCGGACGCAAAAGCAAACGGCGCGGCAAACCCGGCTGGTGGTTTGCGAGCGCCGTTGTTCGGTTGCCGAGCCTGGCCCGTTGGTCGGGTCGCAGCGCTCCTCGGCAGGTGCGGCATTCTAACGGCTCGTAAAGACGCTTGCCAGCGTGGCGGCCATACCGCTAGTTCCACGGCGCCGGCGGCAGCCGCCGCGGCCAGGGCCGCAGGGGCACCGGCCGCAGCCGCGGCGGGTAATAGGGATAGCCGTAAGGGTAGTAGCCGTAGGGATACATGCCCCAGGGCGGGAACAGGGTGCTGTCGGGGTAGTGCACGTAGCTGCGGCTGGTGCGGACCACCTTGTCTTCCTTGAAGTGCACGTTGAACAGGGTGGCGATGCCGGGGCCGTCGTTGTAGACGTTCCAGTCCCACACCTCTTCGCCCGACAGGCGGAAGGTCTGCTCGGAACGGTGTTCGCCGAGCAGACGCGAGATTTCGTCCTTGCTCATGCCCTTCTGTACCGTGGCGAGGTTCTTGTAGTCCAGCGCGTCCCACTGCCGCAGCACGATGCCGCCGGCGTCCACCTGCACCATGATGCAGGTGTCGCCGTAGGGCTGGGTGGCATACTCCAGCGTGGTCGTGCCGTCGCCGTTGTCCCAGCGCCGGGTCGGCTCGCCGCGGTCGGCCAGCGCCTCGGCTTCGGTGGTGTAGGGCCGCGGCGGTGCGAACGCGGCGCAACCGCCCAGCAGCAGGGCGGACGCGATCAGCAGGGCGCTGCCGAGGCGGCGCAGGACGGCGCTGGTGACTTGCGGATTGGACATCTCATCCTCGCATGCGGGTATAGCGGCCGGTGCCGGTGACGCGGCCATCGGTGTTGAAGCTCACGGTGAAATAGGTTGGCTCGGTGACCGAGGAACCGCGATCGATCAGCCATTCCCATACCGTTTCCTGCTTGAGCTGGAAGAACTGGCTGGCGGCCGGCTTGCCGAGCAGGCGGCGCACCTCGTCTCCGCTCATGCCCGGTTGGACGCGGGCAAAAGTGGCTTCGTTCAACACCTGGTCGAGCGTGCGCAGGATCTGGTCGGGGCCGATGGTGATCATGTAGCACTCGGCGCCCTGCGGCTGGCGCGAGTATTCCCAGGTGACGGAACCGTCGTCGTTGTGCCATTCCATCTGCGGCGGGCCGTAGCGGTCGCGCACTTCGAGCGCGGTCGACACGCCCGGCCGGAGTTCGCGCGCATTGAAGTAGTCGCAGGCCGGCAGACCGACGGCGGCGAGCAAGGAACAGAGCAGCGTCAGCAGGCGTCTCATCGAAGCATCTCCCTTCCGGCGATTACGGCACCGGGCGCGGGCTAGAATCCCCGTTCCCGGCGCGGAACGCAATCGCGCCGGGTGACAATCTGCAACGCACCGGAGAACCGCTCATGAAAACGCCCGTTGCATACCTGTTGGCCGCCAGCCTCGCCCTTGCCGGCAGCGGCGCCGCCCTTGCCCAGACCGTGGTGAAGATAGGCCACGCCGGACCGCTCACCGGCCCGATCGCCCACTTCGGCAAGGACGGCGAAATGGGCGCCAGGCTGGCCATCGACGACGCCAACGCCAAGGGCGTCAGCCTGGGCGGGCAGAAGGTGAAATTCGAGCTGGTGAGCGAGGACGACCAGGGCGACCCGCGCACCGCCACCACGGTGGCGCAGCGGCTGACCGACCTCGGCGTGAAAGGCGTGGTCGGCCACGTGACCTCGGGCGCGTCCATCCCGGCGTCGCGGGTGTACGAGCAGGCCGGCGTGCCGGTGGTGACGCCCTCCTCCACCAGCCCCAAGCTCACCCGCCAGGGCTACAAGGTGACCTTCCGCGTGATCGCCAACGACCTGCAGCAGGGCGAGGCGATGGCGAAGTACGCCGCCGACACGCTGAAAGCCGCCAAGGTGGCGATCATCGACGACCGTACCGCCTACGGCCAGGGCCTGGCCGACGCCTTTGCCGATGCGGCCAAGCAGCGCGGCATACAGGTGGTGGGGCGCGAATTCACCACCGACAAATCCACCGACTTCCTCGCCATTCTCACCAAGATCAAGGCCAAGGCGCCGGACGCGGTGTTCTACGGCGGCATGGACGCCCAGGCCGCGCCGATGCTGCGCCAGTTGCGCCAGCTCGGCAGCACTGCCACCTACCTCGGCGGCGACGGTGTTTGCACCGGCGAGATGATCAAGCTGGCCGGCAACGCCATGAGCGACAAGGTGTATTGCTCGCAGGCCAGCCTGCCGCCGGCGAAGATGCCGGGCGGCGCCGATTTCCTCACCCGCTTCAAGCAACACTACAA encodes:
- a CDS encoding VOC family protein, yielding MPEFKQVRSVLAVKDLPVSVAFYRDSLDFTVDLEADGWCFLSRGGFRLMLGHCPDEIPAGQIKDHSYFAYVVVEGVDALHEEFRARGLASLPAPESKPWGMREFMVTTPDGHRIMFAEDLGSVG
- a CDS encoding outer membrane protein assembly factor BamE, with protein sequence MSNPQVTSAVLRRLGSALLIASALLLGGCAAFAPPRPYTTEAEALADRGEPTRRWDNGDGTTTLEYATQPYGDTCIMVQVDAGGIVLRQWDALDYKNLATVQKGMSKDEISRLLGEHRSEQTFRLSGEEVWDWNVYNDGPGIATLFNVHFKEDKVVRTSRSYVHYPDSTLFPPWGMYPYGYYPYGYPYYPPRLRPVPLRPWPRRLPPAPWN
- a CDS encoding IS110 family transposase, with translation MSILTVGIDLAKSVFAVHGVDEAGRAELVRPAVPREKLHELIATLPPCVIGMEACSGAHHWARLFQAAGHTVRLIAPKFVTPYRMSGRRSKNDAADAAAICEAVQRPHMRFVPIKTLDQQSQLMVHRARQGFVEQRTATINRIRGLLAELGIVLPLKAATVRRRAGQCLEDLPGWANMVIGDLLGEVDRLDERIAQYDRHIRQIARQDIRAQRLTRLSGVGETTATCLVALIGNGHDFECGRQFAAWLGLVPGQYSSGGKARLGRITKAGDAYLRSLLVMGARAVLAAARNKTDGLSRWALAVEQRRGYWKAVVAIAAKNARMAWAVLRRGEAFALPT
- a CDS encoding DUF1330 domain-containing protein encodes the protein MPIEVEIVPKGYWVTSYRSVTDEAALARYAALAGPAIEACGGRFLARGEAAQAYEDGVHQRIVIIEFESVERAMAAYQSPEYQAALAVLGNSAERDVRIVSGV
- a CDS encoding integron integrase, whose translation is MAMENTPAQPPRLLDQVRAAVRYKHYSIRTEQAYVYWARFFIRQQGLRHPRDMGAVEVEAFLNWLASERSVAPSTHNQALSALLFLYKEVLGIDLPWMQEIGRPKKRERVPVVLSRTEVAHLLGAMEGTEGDVARLLYGTGMRLMEGLRLRVKDVDFDRNEITVREGKGGKDRRVMLPTALRPVLRHHLQAARKVWEADREAEVPGIWMPDALARKYPRAAMSWPWFWLWPADHLAVDPVSGIRRRHHLYERRLQRAIKRAVEATGLHKPVSVHTLRHSFATHLLEGGYDIRTVQELLGHADVSTTMIYTHVLNKGGRGVTSPLDQL
- the bamE gene encoding outer membrane protein assembly factor BamE codes for the protein MRRLLTLLCSLLAAVGLPACDYFNARELRPGVSTALEVRDRYGPPQMEWHNDDGSVTWEYSRQPQGAECYMITIGPDQILRTLDQVLNEATFARVQPGMSGDEVRRLLGKPAASQFFQLKQETVWEWLIDRGSSVTEPTYFTVSFNTDGRVTGTGRYTRMRG
- a CDS encoding type II toxin-antitoxin system RelE/ParE family toxin encodes the protein MARLIYTRRALQDLERLTDFLLETEPALALATAELIAEAMQTLGNHPLIGRPAEQDMRELVISRGRTGYLALYDYDEVRDVVLVLAIRHQREAGYTSR
- a CDS encoding DUF1330 domain-containing protein, which encodes MEKMMAKGYWIVRVDVTDQEQFNKYAVANADALKKYGARFIVRAGQHTVPEGSTRARNTVVEFPSYQAAIDCWNSPEYQAALKLRLPASSIDLVIIEGYEGPQPS
- the metH gene encoding methionine synthase, giving the protein MQADRSEELRQQLAQRILILDGAMGTMIQQYKLGEADYRGTRFLEHPKDLKGNNDLLVLTRPDVVGEIHRAYLEAGADIIETCSFNATRVSQAEYGLEAVAYELNVASARLVRTLCDEYTAQNPAKPRYCAGVLGPTSRTLSISPDVNDPGYRNIEFDALVDDYYDSARGLMEGGADLLLIETIFDTLNAKAAVFAVEKLFDECEKSGGHRLPVMISGTITDASGRTLSGQTAEAFWNSLAHARPISFGLNCALGAKELRAYVEDLANVCDTHVSAHPNAGLPNPLAPTGYDETPEQLAEAVVEWAQSGLVNILGGCCGTTPAHIAAIAQAVASVPPRRVPEVEKKLRLSGLEPFNVGADSLFVNVGERTNVTGSKAFARMILEGRFDDALAVARQQVENGAQVIDINMDEAMLDSKAAMERFCKLIASEPDISRVPIMLDSSKWEIIETGLKCIQGKGIVNSISMKEGEEIFLRQARLARRYGAAVIVMAFDEKGQADTYARKIEICERAYTLLVGIGFPPEDIIFDPNIFAIATGIEEHDNYAVDFIQSVAWIKANLPYAKTSGGVSNVSFSFRGNEPVREAIHTVFLYHAIKAGLTMGIVNAGQLGVYDDLDPVLREKVEDVVLNRKPGAGEALVELAQTVKEGKAKDTGPDLAWREWTVEERLKHALVKGITEFVVADTEEVRARLEAEGKPPLAVIEGPLMAGMDVVGDLFGAGKMFLPQVVKSARVMKQAVAHLIPYIEAEKLRTGATSKGRIVIATVKGDVHDIGKNIVGVVLGCNGYEVIDLGVMVPTDKILNAAREHGAQAIGLSGLITPSLEEMSHVAAEMQRQGFDVPLLIGGATTSRAHTAIKIAPHYSQPVVYVPDASRAVGVVTALLSEGGADAFRAQLAADYDKIRAQHANKKGVQLVSLEAARANAYDPLSVEGYAPVEPNTLGVMALDVDLDELRDYIDWGPFFQTWDLAGSFPKILDDEVVGETARNVYQDAQNMLEDLIAGEWVQAKAVFGLFPANSVGDDIEFYADESRSETMMSWHGLRQQHERPAGKPHWCLADFVAPKASGVRDWCGAFAVTAGLGIEHKLAEFEAAHDDYHAIMLKSLADRLAEATAEWLHERVRKEYWGYAADEALGNEALIKEQYKGIRPAPGYPACPDHTVKAALFQLLDVPTNAGMGLTEAMAMTPAASVSGFYFAHPESHYFAISKIGRDQLADWAQRTGLTEEAAARWLAPLL
- a CDS encoding ATP-binding protein — encoded protein: MTTPTIHIVFGTQGAGKTTYSRKLASEVGATRFSIDDWMGELFGPDVPKPMSLPWIMERVQRCEHRIWSIASEIVECGGSAVLDLGFMKVSDRARFISLAETKALPVQMHYVDAPHSLRRARVLSRNSEKGGTFSFEVTPSMFDFMETQFESPTEAELSKSVAIDTQ